A genomic segment from Cygnus atratus isolate AKBS03 ecotype Queensland, Australia chromosome Z, CAtr_DNAZoo_HiC_assembly, whole genome shotgun sequence encodes:
- the ESM1 gene encoding endothelial cell-specific molecule 1 isoform X1, which translates to MKVFLLLTLLLTPMHAGTAWSAKYAVDCPEPCESNACKSTLRCKRTVLDDCGCCRVCAAALGETCYRTVSGMDGVKCGPGLKCQFYTEEDDFGDEFGICKECPYGTYGMECRKTCNCPSGICDRVTGKCLKFPFFQLSASKPPNRRKIISHTENDMASGDGNSVKEEFVKEKAIRSPVMKWLNPR; encoded by the exons ATGAAGGTCTTCCTGCTGCTCACACTCCTGCTGACACCCATGCACGCTGGAACCGCTTGGAGTGCGAAATACGCAGTAGATTGCCCCGAGCCCTGTGAGAGCAATGCGTGCAAAAGCACCTTGCGCTGTAAGCGGACGGTGCTGGATGACTGCGGCTGCTGCAGGGTGTGCGCGGCTGCACTGGGGGAGACTTGCTACCGCACCGTCTCCGGTATGGATGGTGTCAAGTGTGGCCCTGGGCTGAAGTGCCAGTTTTACACTGAGGAGGATGACTTTGGTGATGAATTTGGTATCTGCAAAG agtgtCCCTATGGTACCTATGGCATGGAGTGCAGGAAAACCTGCAATTGCCCGTCTGGCATCTGTGACAGAGTAACTGGGAAGTGCTTGAAGTTCCCGTTTTTTCAACTGTCTGCTTCAAAGCCTCCAAATCGAcgaaaaataatttcacacaCAG agaatgaCATGGCATCAGGGGATGGCAATTCTGTAAAAGAGGAATTTGTTAAGGAGAAAGCAATTCGATCTCCGGTAATGAAATGGCTAAATCCTCGCTGA
- the LOC118251428 gene encoding granzyme K-like, translating into MTSQLLALLLSLIAVILPLRCGCSDIIGGHPVSPHSRPYMAAIQRKNLTVCGGALVGDQWVLTAAHCRLVSYSAAFRVVLGAHQASIHEKEQQKFKIMNLFSHPQFNTSSMTNDIMLLKLDRVANLNKYVQPLHLPDCDEDIKRGTECTVAGWGVTSSGKQSECLQETTLKIVDRKICAKQYIKKKVKITSNMLCAGGRKKFRKSDVCQGDSGGPLICGGHYSGIVSFGEKCGKRHKEYLPGVYTRLTKKYIDWIKEVVSHNSVP; encoded by the exons ATGACCAGCCAGCTGTTAgctcttcttctctctctaaTTGCTGTTATCCTACCTCTGAGAT gTGGCTGCAGTGACATTATTGGAGGacaccccgtgtccccccaTTCCCGGCCCTACATGGCTGCCATCCAGAGAAAGAATTTAACTGTGTGTGGAGGAGCTCTGGTGGGTGACCAATGGGTTTTGACAGCAGCGCACTGCAGGTTAGTATCTTACTCTGCGGCA TTCAGAGTTGTTCTTGGAGCCCACCAAGCATCCATAcatgaaaaagaacagcagaaatttaAGATCATGAATTTATTTAGTCATCCCCAGTTTAACACGTCTTCCATGACAAATGATATAATGCTCCTCAAG ctagaTCGTGTGGCAAATCTGAATAAATACGTGCAACCTTTGCATCTGCCTGACTGTGATGAAGATATCAAACGTGGCACAGAGTGCACGGTGGCTGGATGGGGAGTCACGTCTTCAGGAAAGCAATCAGAATGTCTTCAGGAAACAACTCTTAAAATTGTTGAtagaaaaatctgtgcaaaacaatatattaaaaaaaaagtgaaaataaccAGCAACATGTTGTGTgctggagggagaaagaagtTTCGAAAGAGTGATGTTTGCCAG ggAGACTCTGGTGGGCCGCTCATCTGTGGCGGTCACTACAGTGGGATTGtttcttttggagaaaaatgtggaaaaagacACAAAGAATACTTGCCTGGAGTTTACACACGACTGactaaaaaatatattgacTGGATAAAAGAAGTAGTTTCCCATAACAGTGTGCCTTAA
- the ESM1 gene encoding endothelial cell-specific molecule 1 isoform X2, protein MKVFLLLTLLLTPMHAGTAWSAKYAVDCPEPCESNACKSTLRCKRTVLDDCGCCRVCAAALGETCYRTVSGMDGVKCGPGLKCQFYTEEDDFGDEFGICKENDMASGDGNSVKEEFVKEKAIRSPVMKWLNPR, encoded by the exons ATGAAGGTCTTCCTGCTGCTCACACTCCTGCTGACACCCATGCACGCTGGAACCGCTTGGAGTGCGAAATACGCAGTAGATTGCCCCGAGCCCTGTGAGAGCAATGCGTGCAAAAGCACCTTGCGCTGTAAGCGGACGGTGCTGGATGACTGCGGCTGCTGCAGGGTGTGCGCGGCTGCACTGGGGGAGACTTGCTACCGCACCGTCTCCGGTATGGATGGTGTCAAGTGTGGCCCTGGGCTGAAGTGCCAGTTTTACACTGAGGAGGATGACTTTGGTGATGAATTTGGTATCTGCAAAG agaatgaCATGGCATCAGGGGATGGCAATTCTGTAAAAGAGGAATTTGTTAAGGAGAAAGCAATTCGATCTCCGGTAATGAAATGGCTAAATCCTCGCTGA